The segment aaaggagaagggactaGGTAGAAAAGgtatgggaagaaggaagggaaaggaaagaaaaggaagtaataGACTGAAATGaacgccaagatatggaaacaaaagacttcttttttcttctttgctttatgCACGATGTATTCACATGATTATCTTCAGCAGGGTTGAGGGGGAGCACAGAACTCGTGAGAAAAAAAGGTGAAAAGAGGCAGCAGTGGAGCTCCCTGGACACTGATGCAAGTGAATTCTCCAACtggtgggtggagacaggagggagggactgggagagagtgagggaacagaagacactgtacgaaaagaaatgtactcattaactgactcaTGCAATTATcatccctctttacatcacctctgtaataacaataaagtaaatgaattttaaaaagaaagtgggggAAAGTTACAGAatgtggcagaaaaagaaaaggaagaaagagagttaAAGAGACAGGATTTGCCAGGGGCGGTGGctcacttgaaatcctagctactcaggaggctgaaatctgatgatcacaggtcaaagccagcttctcgcagtaaagtctgtgagacccttacctcctgttaatcagaaaaaaagccagaagtggagttgtggctcaaggggtagagccttaaatgaaaaagccaagtaagaataaGAGTCCCAGTACAGAGAAGAGGGAGATGGAGGgggagaggtggggctgggagagaaatACGCCCTCCCCAGGCTCCGATGCACTATTTACGTCCTATTCTCACAAGCGTCCCAACCCATCTTTGCCGTTGCCTTCATTTTAGAGTCTTCTCTTCCCTCCAGCTAACAGTCTACCTCCAGTGATAGCAgtccatccccagccctgcccgatCTCTTGCCCCACATGCTTGGAAGTGGGCTCAATCAAGGCTCTGCCCATTCTCAAAGCCTCCCTGAGTTTCCTGGTGTGGCCTCAGAACTCAGTGCTACCTTCCTGCTCCACTTCCCTTTCCTGCCTCCAGTTCCCCAGAGATGAGGCCATCTAAGCATCAAGACCCCTAGGCAGGCCGGCCACATCGATCACACCTCACCAGCAGCCTTTAAAGCACGAGCCTGCTTCCAGCCTGGCCCATCCTCGGAGGAgccccaggggggaggggggcccctgCCACCAGCTGACTCTTGATACCTTTGCCTTGGAAATGGCAAGTGAGGACAGAGCCCAGTGCCCGAATCAGGAGGACGGTGACTCAGTGGAGGCTGCGTCACTTAGGTAGACGTTAGGAGGGAATCAGGCCCGGGCCACACTCGGATAAACTACAGTGGAAGTTTTACAGAGGAATAAacgtcttcttcctctttcccaggGAAAGTTCACGCTCTAGTAGCCGGTGTGCGGCTGAAGGCCTGGCGTCTGATCGGATTTCCACCCCTCGCGCCAGGCTTGGCTTCTGAGCTTGGGGAAGGGCCGAAGAGGTCATCACATTACCTTCCACTCCTTAGCAGTGGGCTGCGGGTGCCTGGACGGAGGCCTCGGCCGCAGGAGCTCCCTTTAGCCCAGGACGGCAGATATTGCTGGCCCCACTTCACCGTGCGGAaaaggaggctcagagaggttaagtgacttgcccTGGGCCACACAGGCAGGATCCCAAACCCAGTCTGTCTGCAAAGTCAGGAGCCACTGCGCTGCAGAGGCGTGGGAAGCCCGAGCCAGGCTGGCGCCCTCCGCCGTGGGGCAGCCGCGACGGGGCGCACGCCTCACTCTCCAGTCCCAGGCGGGGTGCGGAGCAGCGGGTCTGCCTGCTGGGTCCTGTCCCTGCTCGGCCGGCGCAGCCCCCCagtcccccgccccggccccccagtGCTTCtcactcctgccctcccccctccgaCCCCTCCCTGCATCCCAGCCCTCTGCCCCACCGGGCCCGGTGACCCTGCCCGCGCCCTCACCATCGCTGCCGCGCCTCGGCCGCCCGCTCGGTCCCGGCGGCTTTGCCCACTGAGCTGCCAGCGTCCCGGTCGGTCCCGGAGGAAgtggcgcggggcggggctgggcgcgggcgggggcggggggctgcgcCTTCCGTGTGAGCCGTGACCCGACCCGTCAAATCGAAAGCTGGCCCGCGACAGCGACAGGGTCCACGGGGCGCCTCCTGCCgggccaccagcgcccaacttCGGGTGACACCCCAGCCTGGTGCATGGGACCTGTGCTtaggctgcgtgtgtgtgtgcgcgcgcgtgtgtgcgcgcgtgtgtgtgataTATCTACCAACTCCACACAGAGGTGTGCACCCTGGAGCTGGGACTGCAAGGGATCGGGTAGATGGGGTCAACAAGAGAGTTGCCATTCACTCCAACCACTTCTGAGAGCCACTTCCCCGGCTCTGTGACAGCCACTGGAATGCCACAAACAAGCCAGGCAGGGAGGGTGTTTGCCACCTTGGTGTCTGCATCTTACTCGTAACTAAAAATAGATGCTGCAAAGTTCTCAAATGGAAGACAGGTGTCGCACAACAATCTGGGCACCCTACATGTCACTGAGTTGCACACCTTAAAATGACAacttgtagccaggcactggtaagcctatgctactcaggaggctgagatgagaatcattgttcaaagccaacctgggcaggaaagtctgtgagactcctatctccagtgaactactcaggaaaaagccagaagtggggctgtggctcaagtgagagcactagccttgagcacaaagaagctcagagacagcacccaggccctcagtttaagccccaggacacacacacacacacacacacacacacacacgacaatttGTATCATGTGGATTTCACCCCACTTACAAAGAAAGCAgtcatgggctgggatgtagctcagtggcaaagcactagcctagcaAGCGCAATATCCTGAGTTTGACCCCCactaccaaaaatgaaaagacaagaaaaagaaagtatgcaAGCAAGCAGTCACTGTAGCAGTGATAGtcagacactatgttaaaatgaactatacaacttgtgggtggagacagaagggaaacactgggagagagcgaggaaaGGGTGATActacccaaaaagaaatatactcatggctgggaatgtggcttagtggtagagcgcttgcctagcatatatgaagccctgggttcgattcttcagcaccacataaacagaaaaggccagaagtgacactgtggctcaagagatagagtgctagctagccttgagcaaaaagaagccaggggcagtgctcaggccctgagttcaagccccaagactggcaccaaaaaaagacatatactcattcattacctggcttatgtaactatatcccctctgtatatcacctttataataacaattttaaaaggaaggaaggaaggacggaagaaaGGAAGGTGTCTCTGTCCCCATGGGGAAAGGAGCTATTCTAGATCCTTCAGGAGGGAACTTCAGCTCTACCTTGCCTGAAGCCTGTCCCTCGTGTGTGTGGGTAAGCTGACATGTCTGCTACAGACCTCTCCTAAGAGGAATGTATCACCTTCTTCTCACTGCTACCAAATAATCACTAGGTACCTCCACTTCCCCCAGGCCACTGTCAACATCCCAAATAGGGCTTCCCTCTCTGGGCCTGAGCCCCCTCTGTGAGCAAGACCCCCACAGACCCTGGATGACCTGAGTTTGCATCCAAGCATGGGttgagagagaggagggatggaGTCTGCTCAGAGGAACTCTTCTGGGCTTTCCCCTGCCCTCCTCAGCATTTGGAGCATGATTCTAGAACCTGGTCTCCAACTGAGTCTCAAAGCCTTTCTCTCAACTCTTGTCTCTTCTCACTTTCCCCAACAGCAGGTTTGTTTGCAATTCTGAAAAACctaggaaagaaatagaaaccaAAATGGCAAAACCCTCTTCACCAGGCAAGGCAGACTGGCCACTGCAAAGAGTAGCTGTGATGGTGGAAcatggtggggagaagggaagccAGAAGACAGAAAGCTCATTGTCTAAGAAACGGAAGGAGGGCCCCGTAGGTCCTGTCTTGTGACATTGACTATGCCCAGCCATGGTATGCGGGGGAGACATGCTCACCCCCTCCAGACATCTGAGACTCAAAGCCCTATTAAGTTCCAGAAGAGCAGGAGCAGACAAAAGACAAACAGTACACAGAAACACCAAAAAAGTTCCTCCAACTTTTGCCTCTGGATTGATTACAACGAGGCTATCGAAGAGAGATGACAATGGCAGACAAAGAGGGAGGCCTAAACTACTCTACATGCTCTTGGGTTTCATGCTCAGGGTTTCATGTTTCAGTTAACACCTCTAGGAAAAGAGAAGTAAAAGGACACAACAGGACCCAAGAGGGCACTTAACCTTCCATGCTACTCTAAATGCATATGGTTTTGAATACTCCCATGCCAATATCTCCACAAAATTTGTACTTGAGACTTATGATGGTGAATaaaggctagaattttttttaaaggcagaagcTAGGCTAGAATAAAGAAaagcactggtgattcatgcctgtaatcccaactacttaggaggctgagatctgaggattgcagcttgatgCTAAtctgggcagacaagtccaagagacttttttatctctaaacaccaaaaagttggaagtggaattgtggctcaagtggtagagcactagtcttgaacaaaagagtgaagggacagcacccaggccctgagtccgagcctcagtactggaaaacatacacatacacatgcacatacttaTATGCATGCGTGcatacacgaacacacacacacactcacatacaaaaCAGGGAGCCCTCATCTTTCTTTTCCAAACTTGAGATCTCCTCCTCTCCAAAAACTTGGGCCTCAAATGAAAGAACCTCAGCCAGACAGCATTCTggttgaaaagaaatggaagtgcCAAAGggcagaagggggagggggctgggaatatggcctagtggaagagtgcttgcttcgtatacatgaagccctgggttcgattcctcagcaccacatatatagaaaaagccagaagtggcactgtggctcaaatggtagagtgctagcaaaatggtagagtgggcaaaaagaagccagggacagtgctcaggccctgagttcaagccccaggactggcaataaataaataaataaaaacaaaaacaaagagcagaaagaaaagggagaaagtgcCTCACACATAGGGATACTGAAAGGCCTTTATTGCCCACTGGCCACCCACAGTTTCCCACATACATGTGGCATCCTCCGGGTCCTCTCCAACCCACTCTAAGGACCTGTGAAATGCGCCACAGTCCAGCTCTCCTTTCAGGGGGCTCAGGTGCTTCTGGGGCATACAGTGGGGCAGAGGGGTCTCAGGGACCGAGCAGCATTCCCATGGAAGACAGGAGAGAGGGCTTCTCTTGGCACCCATGATGGAGGGTCACCCCTGAAGAAGAGGTTGGGGGGTTGGAAGGGACTTCCTAAGTGGGGATGGTACCAGTGGCAAAGAGCacaatgaagatgatgatgattatgacaATCACACAGATGATGACAATCATCTTCACATTCTTCCACCAGAATTTCCGGGCCACCTTCTGTGATGTCGTCTTGAAGTGCTCTGACTGTTGGAGACAAGGGAGGATGAGTGACAGGGTGACAGTGACTCCTTCCCCAGAACAAGAGACAATCAGAATCCCACATCCAAGTGTTACATAATTAGCTGAAGAAACGAACTTTCAAATAAAAGGTGCTCTGTCCTCCTGCCTTGACAAACATACCTTCCTAACAATCTAAAGTTAGAATCCTTGGACTAGCAGCCCTGgaaaccccctccctcctctcacccCTACATTGTCATATACCCCACGGGACCACTCAAATGTGCAACACTGGCAGCACATTTCACTCTTGGGAGGGCAAATCCTGAGGCTGATGGGTACAGGCTCCAAGTGGGCATCCCTCCCAGCTCTATGATTCTTTGTTCTGTAGAAACTGTGGGAGGTGGAAGGGACAGGCCAGTACAAGACGCTGGTAGTGAAGGAAAGTCCTCTTTTCCCGACTCAAGTTACAGACATAGTCTCCCTGAGACATGTACTCAGACTGAACTACAGAAAGAGGAACTAAGTCCCAGCCAGACCAAATAGGAATACCCAAGATTTCAGACAGCTGGTTGAGTTTGATGAggtatatctataatcctagctaagttggaggtagagatgggaggatcctggctcaaggccagcctgagtaaaaacaaaaaacaaacaaaaaaaagaaacttagcaAGGTActacctccacacacacacacacacacacacacacacacacacacacacaccgctgcAGCTGAGTGCTAATGGGTGATGCAtgtgatcccagctattcaggaggctgagatctgagagaggcagagatctgaggattgtggttcaaagccagccagggcaggaaagtccatgagcctcttatttccaactaaccaccagaaaaccagaagtggcttctgtggctcaactggtaagagtgtgagccttgagctgaagagctcagggacagggtgcaggcccgagttcaagccccatgactggggaaaaaaaaaaaaaaagcaagtctcTTATAAGACTTTCATttccacaattaaccaccaaaaggccagaagcagagttgtggttcaagtggtacctAGGACCTGCCAAAactggcacgcgcgcgcgcacacgcacacacacacacagcaacaacaacaacaaaaatcctgggCTTGgagctgggaaggtagcttagtggtagagtgcttgcctagcatgcatgaagccttgggttcaattcctcaataccacataaacagaaaaagctggaagtagtgctgtggctcaagtggtagagtgctagccttgagcaaaagaagccaggaacagtgctcaggccctgagttcaaaccccaggactggcaaaaataaataaataaaccctggGCTTGATGGCCTTATAGCCACAGGCAAAAGAGTGACAAGTTTAGAGTGATATAGCACATGCCTAAGTAGTATAAAGCCTTGAACTCAACCTTcaataacacacatacacacatgcacttgTATGTGATACCACAAAAGACTTAGAAAACTAGAGTCAACCTCCAGTCTTGTTACTGGACACTGAACCTAAAGCTTCAGCCTTGGCTTAAGAATCTCCAGCCCTTTCCAAGCAACTGgcctggagagagaggaaagtCTAGCAAGACGCGTGGGATATATTATTCCAGCCTTTGGCTGACAGAGGACTCTGGGATCCAAGCATTTCACTGCTCTTCCCAGCTTTTTAAAGCCAACTCAGCAAGACCCTATAGTTTTCCACTCCTAGTCTAATACCCCTAGAGAAGGCTTGGAGAATTTTCCTGGAGCTAATATTTTTGTCTTGGAAGAGTCAGATCCAAATGATTGTCAAGAGTAGACTTTAAAGGGAGAATCAGATTCACATGAAAGAAGCCTAAGAATGCAGGGACTGGCAGAGATGTCTGTCATGCTCAGGAAATGCCTCTGTGGGTGGGCCCCTCCCAGTCAGTGAACCAGAAGTGGGGTCTTGACTCATAACAATTCCCAAAACCAGCAGAAAAGCAACAGAAACGGAAGACTTCCATCCTTTCTGTTCATTTTGCCTTCCCCACCAACACTTCTCTTCCTGCCAATaattctccttccctcttcctgcaGGTCCAGTTTGCTCCCCATCTCACCGTGGCTTCCAGATCCTCTGTCTTGTTGCGGAGATGGTCCAGGTTCTCCCCGCGGGCCAGGATCCGCTCCACATTCTGGGTCATAATATTCTTGACTCCTTCCACCTCACTCTGTAAGTTCCGAACCCGATCATTTCCTCCACCTCCGCTTGCCTCCTCCTGGATGGCAACACAGGTTAATTAGGCCAAGTGGAGGCTCCAAGAGGCCAGAGGAAGGTGGAGCTAAGGTAGATTTAGCATTTTATAATGCCTGAAGTGTTTACAAAGGGACAGGCTTCTTTCATGTTTTTAACATGTTACTCCTGAAATGCAACCTAAGTGTATTTTTATGACCCATAAGGTCAGATCTGATGCTAGACTGATtagataaatctttttttttttttttttttttttttttttttttttttttgtgcggGGGAGCTTAAAAAGGGTCATGGAGATGCCAGAAGTGACATCTCACAACTTGCACACTCAAGCACTATTTACCAATCCCCGGAGCTACCCCCCCTTTCCTTGATCCCACTGGGATCTCACTAAAAATGTGGGTGCTAACCAACAGAGCACCCTTCCCTAGCCCCCTTCGTTTGTCTCTACCAGACAGCTGCTGGAGCTCTGATTTGGCCTGGGGAAGAGAGGGGCCTCTGGCCAGGGGAACCAGCTGATCCATTGCTGGGACTGAAAACAACTGGCCACCAAGATCTCTGGAGCAGCCGCGCAAGCACCTTTGAGCCGCACACTTCTGCTTTCCCAGCCGCTTAGCACGGTGGGCAGGCCCCACACCACTGCCTGCTTATGCAGAtattaattaaaaacaacaacaacacccagTCACCAGGGCCATGGGGAAATGGAGGACAGGTCCTCCCTACCAGTTGGACCTCTCTATCCAGGAGACCTCTTGATAAGATGTTTGAACCGGGAGGGAAAAACA is part of the Perognathus longimembris pacificus isolate PPM17 chromosome 8, ASM2315922v1, whole genome shotgun sequence genome and harbors:
- the Vamp8 gene encoding vesicle-associated membrane protein 8, which encodes MEEASGGGGNDRVRNLQSEVEGVKNIMTQNVERILARGENLDHLRNKTEDLEATSEHFKTTSQKVARKFWWKNVKMIVIICVIVIIIIIFIVLFATGTIPT